The stretch of DNA GGGGTCAGGCTTCGCCGTCTTCGTCCTCGGCCGCGACGTCCGGGTTGACCTCGGACTCCTCGATCAGGCCCTGCTCGGCCAGGCCCCAGCCGTCCAGGATCTGCTCGTAGGTGCCGTCGTCGATGATCGACTGGTAGCCCGCCCGGATCGCCTCGGCCAGCTCGTCGTCGTCGGCGTTGACGACCGCGCCGTAGGGGGCGGCCTCGTACTGCTCGCCCAGCGCTTCGAGTTTGTCACCGGTCTGCTCGATCGCGTAGAAGGCGACCGGCATGTCGGCCAGCCCGGCGTCGCTCTTGCCGGAGACGATCGACTGGGTGGCCTGGTCCTGGCCCTCGTACTGGTCGATCTGGATGGCCGGCTCGCCGTCCTCCTCGCACTGCTCGCTGCGCGCCTCGATGTCGGGCACCTGCACCGTGTCGGCCTGGACCGCGATGGTCTTGCCGCAGGCGTTGTCCGGGTCGACGCCGGCCGGGTTGCCCTTGGCGGTGAACCACTGGGTGCCCACGTTGTAGTAGCTCACCATGTTCACCTGGTCCAGGCGCTCCTCGTTGATGGTGAACGAGGAGATGCCCACGTCGTACTTGCCGGAGCCGACGCCCTCCACGATGGTGCCGAAGGTGGCGCTCTCCCAGGCGACGTCCAGGTCGAGCTTGGCCGCCACCGCGTCGAACAGCTCGACGTCGAAGCCGATGATCGTCTCGCCGTCGGCGTCCAGGAACTCCGCCGGGGCGTAGCTGGAGTCGGTCCCCACGGTCAGCGTGCCGGAGTCCCGGATCTCCTGCGGGACCAGGGCGGCGAGCTCCTCGTCCGGCTGCACGTCGGGGGTGGCGCCGCCCTCTCCGGTGCCGCCGCCCCCGTCGCCCCCGCCGCAGGCGGAGACCGAGAGCAGCAGTGCCGCGGCCCCCGCGGCGACGGCGCCCCTGCTGAACTGGCCGGGCTGGAAGAAACGGATCGGCGAGGCCACTGGGGTCTCCATTCAGGTCCGGCCGGACCGGGCGTCCGGCGCTGCCGCAGCACCGAACGACCTCGGAAAACGGAATGAATTGGCTGATCAGACCATATTTCCGGGTCGTACGGGCATACCATCGTTCCTACCCGTCATGTTGGTCCGGTCACCGTTGTGAGATGATTGGATAACGGGCCACCCCCGTGGAAGCGGCAGCGCCTGGTTCGCATACGGACCGGGCGAAGGCGGGCTCTCCGGACCACCGGTCATGGCCGACCGGCCGGCGGCGCCCTCCCCCTAGCACCCGACGCCTTCGCGCGCTGCCCCAGTGCTCACCGCATCCGCCGGCGTCATGGCCGACGCCGCGGGTTTGAATGATGAGGGGTTTGACAGTTGACCACCGATGCGCCGCGCGAGCGGCATTCCGAACTCGATGACGATCCCGCGTTCGCCCTGCACCGGGGCGGCAAGCTGGAGGTCCGCTCCTCGGTCGAGGTGACCGACCACGCCGGGCTCTCCCTCGCCTACACCCCGGGCGTCGCCCGGGTGTGCAGCGCCATCGCCGAGACGTCCGAGCTGGTCGACACCTACACCTGGAAGAG from Nocardiopsis composta encodes:
- a CDS encoding ABC transporter substrate-binding protein, producing the protein MASPIRFFQPGQFSRGAVAAGAAALLLSVSACGGGDGGGGTGEGGATPDVQPDEELAALVPQEIRDSGTLTVGTDSSYAPAEFLDADGETIIGFDVELFDAVAAKLDLDVAWESATFGTIVEGVGSGKYDVGISSFTINEERLDQVNMVSYYNVGTQWFTAKGNPAGVDPDNACGKTIAVQADTVQVPDIEARSEQCEEDGEPAIQIDQYEGQDQATQSIVSGKSDAGLADMPVAFYAIEQTGDKLEALGEQYEAAPYGAVVNADDDELAEAIRAGYQSIIDDGTYEQILDGWGLAEQGLIEESEVNPDVAAEDEDGEA